One segment of Anser cygnoides isolate HZ-2024a breed goose chromosome 5, Taihu_goose_T2T_genome, whole genome shotgun sequence DNA contains the following:
- the WDR20 gene encoding WD repeat-containing protein 20 isoform X4: MYLYNVEHTCGTTAPHYQLLKQGESFAVHTCKSKSTRNPLLKWTVGEGALNEFAFSPDGKFLACVSQDGFLRVFNFDSVELHGTMKSYFGGLLCVCWSPDGKYIVTGGEDDLVTVWSFVDCRVIARGHGHKSWVSVVAFDPYTTSVEESDPMEFSGSDEDFQDLHFGRDRANSTQSRLSKRNSTDSRPVSVTYRFGSVGQDTQLCLWDLTEDILFPHQPLSRARTHTNVMNATSPPAGSGGTNPGSNGNSITTPGNSVPPPLPRSNSLPHSAVSNAGSKSSVMDGAIASGVSKFATLSLHDRKERHHEKDHKRNHSMGHISSKSSDKLNLVTKTKTDPAKTLGTPLCPRMEDVPLLEPLICKKIAHERLTVLIFLEDCIVTACQEGFICTWARPGKVGLLSSQNQANSPSGTVV; this comes from the exons ATGTACTTATATAACGTGGAGCACACTTGTGGTACCACAGCCCCGCACTACCAGCTACTTAAACAAGGAGAAAGTTTTGCAGTTCACACTTGCAAGAGTAAATCCACAAGAAACCCTCTGCTTAAATGGACAGTAGGTGAGGGTGCCCTGAATGAATTTGCCTTTTCCCCAGATGGGAAATTCTTGGCCTGTGTGAGCCAGGATGGTTTTCTTCGTGTGTTTAACTTTGATTCGGTGGAATTGCATGGTACAATGAAAAGCTACTTTGGAGgactgctgtgtgtgtgttggagTCCTGATGGGAAATACATAGTGACAGGTGGAGAGGATGACTTGGTAACAGTTTGGTCTTTTGTGGACTGTCGAGTAATAGCGAGAGGCCATGGACATAAATCGTGGGTCAGTGTCGTTGCATTTGATCCGTATACCACTAGCGTAGAAGAGAGTGACCCGATGGAATTTAGCGGCAGTGATGAGGATTTCCAAGACCTTCATTTTGGCAGAGATCGAGCAAATAGTACACAATCTAGGCTATCCAAAAGGAACTCTACAGACAGTCGTCCAGTAAGTGTTACGTATAGATTTGGTTCGGTAGGCCAGGACACGCAGCTCTGTTTATGGGATCTTACAGAAGATATCCTCTTCCCCCACCAACCTCTCTCAAGAGCAAGGACACATACAAATGTCATGAATGCCACAAGTCCACCCGCTGGAAGTGGTGGAACTAACCCAGGAAGTAATGGAAACAGTATCACAACACCTGGAAACTCTGTACCCCCTCCTCTTCCACGGTCAAACAGCCTTCCACATTCTGCAGTCTCAAATGCTGGCAGTAAAAGCAGTGTCATGGATGGTGCCATTGCTTCTGGTGTTAGTAAATTTGCAACCTTATCGCTACATGATCGGAAGGAAAGACACCATGAAAAAGATCACAAGAGAAATCATAGCATGGGACATATATCTAGCAAGAGCAGTGACAAACTGAACCTAGTTACTAAAACCAAAACGGACCCAGCTAAAACTTTGGGAACACCTCTCTGTCCCAGAATGGAAGATGTTCCCTTGTTAGAGCCTCTTATCTGTAAAAAGATAGCACATGAAAGACTGACTGTGTTAATTTTTCTTGAAGACTGTATAGTCACTGCTTGTCAGGAGGGATTTATTTGCACATGGGCAAGGCCTGGTAAAGTG GGTTTATTGTCATCCCAAAACCAGGCCAATTCTCCAAGTGGAACTGTAGTATAG